ACCTCTCCAGGGAAGAGCTGGAAGGGACTGAAGAGACCACCCAGCCCAACCCTTCATCCTACCGATGAGGAAGCTGCAACCCAGTGGGGGAAAGCCACTGGCATGAGGCCACATAGCGGGACAGTGGAAGGCCGAGACTGAACAGTGCTCTCTAGAATGCTCCATCCAGAGTTCTCCTGACTGCACACTGCCAGGCACAGCTTCATCGTTCATATTAAAATGAGCAAGAATAAAGGACCGTGGCTGCAAGCGCGCCACACTGGGCACCGGCCTAGGTCCCTCAAATGTGCTCAATGCCTTAGTCCCCACGACAGCCATGGAAGGTGGAAGCTACTCTTATCCACATTGAACTgataaggaggctgaggcaaagacaCGTTCTGCCACTCGTCCCAAATTAGAAAGCTGGGAAAAGGGGGATGAGGATTCAAACCCTGTaaagtctgactccagagccctgcTGATAACAAGCACCCAGTTTACAACCTGGAGAGAATCCAAAACTTCTAAATTAGCCTTTGTGTTCAGATATTGTCCTAAAGAAACAGGGCTtgccgagcgtggtggcttacgcctgtaatcccagcactttgggaggccaacgcgggaggatggcttgaacctaggagtttgaaaccagcctgggcaacatagtgagacccccatctctacaaaaaatttaaaaattagctgggcgtgggcgtgcatgcttgtagtccctgctacttggggggctgatgcaggaagatctcttgagcccataaggctgaagctgcagtgaaccatgactgtgctactgcactccagcctgggcaacacagcaagaccctgtctcaaaaaaaggctAAAAATCCCAGACTGGCCCACAAGACTTTTCCTACCAGGTAACAGGACTATAAAACAGATCTGATTTCCTAGCTCTTACTGAGTACCAAAGTGAGAAGAGTCCCCTTTGGTGTGCACAAATGTCTGCCTGGGGCAGAACATGCCCTTCTCACCTCCTCTCCATGGTCCTCTCACCGCTCCTGTGGTTTGTCCCCAGGATCCTTGCCTTGCCTTTGCCCCTCGATTCCCACACCCCCCAGCAAACCCCCAATCCCTTACCTCCACCCCCAGGTTCCGTGAGAAAAGAACTGCCCCCCACACTAATTCATATTAATGTGTGAATTGCTGTCTCACTGGAAAAGGTGCTGATTATTCAACAGAATCTCCAATGTGAAGAACTTCAGGATACCAAAGTCAGGTGTGGGAGGCCTGGTGAGGGAGCAGAAGCCACTGGAAGATGGGCCACCACTGCCTGGAACCTGTCCTCAGCATCTTCTTAAGACAATAATAGCAGCCACCGGAGAGTACTGACTGTGCTAGGTTAAGTGCTTTACTTGTATCACCTCATTTCGTCCTCATAATACCTTTCTGAGGTGGGTACAATTATCATTCCCATCTTAGAGAATACAGCACTGAAGCACAGAGGGGTTAGCCTCACAGCTGTCAGGTAACACAGCATGTGAACCACAGTGGTCAGGCTCTGGAGCCTACGCTCTGAACCACTGAGCCACACTGCCACTTGATAAATGAGTACACACGCATACGAGGAACGCACGCCCCATAAATGAGCACACACACGAGAAACAGGCGTCCCACgaacaagcacacacacatacgtgtaacatgcaccccataaatgagcacacacacatatgagtaACGCACACCCCATGAACGAGCACACATGCATATGAATAACAGGCGCCTCATAAATGAGCACACACACGAGTAATacacaccccacaaataagtcCATACGCATACGAGTAACACTCACTCCatgagcacacacacatgcaagtaACACACACCCCATGAACGAGCACACCAAGCACACAAGTAACCTGCACCCCATGAACCTGCGCCCCATGAACGAGCACACGCATACAAGTAACCCACACCTCATGAACGAACACACACACGAGTAACCCATGCCCCATGAATGAGCACACGTGCATACAAGTAACGCACGTCCATGAACGAGCACACGTGCATACGAGTAATGCACGTCCATGAACGAGCACACGTGCATACGAGTAATGCATGCCCCATAAGtgagtacacacatacacacacctcatgaacaagcacacacacacacacgcataacACGCGCCCCATGGATGAGCACACACGCATATGAGTAACACACACCCCATAAATGAGTACACAGGCATATGAGTAACATGCAATCCATGAGTACACAGGCACAGAAGTAACGCACGCCCCATAAATGAGCACACACGTGTATATGCAACACGCACCCCGTGAACGAGCACACAGGCACATGCGTAACACATGCCCCATAAATGAGTACACATGCATATGAGTAACACGCACTCCATGAGTACACATGCGTACAAGTAACACATGTTCCATAAATGAGCATATACATGAGTAACATGCATTCCATAAATGAGTGCACACATGTGTACTATCACTATGCCTGCTCATTATAACTACCATTTACCTAGCACGTACTATGTGTGAGTTATCCTAAGACATTTGATGTGCATTATCTCAATCTTCGCTTCAACCCTATGATACAAATACTAGtattatccccattctacagatgaggaaactgatactcaaaaagattttttttccttgtatcaAGGGTTGTGAGCTCAAGTATAAGCACAGAGCTGGATCAGAACTCAGGTAGTCTTGACTCCAGAACTTACatctaagtttttatatttttgttataccTTCCTTGACTTCTGAATCCTACCATGTATCTGGCTGTCCAGGAGACTGGCTGTATTTCACTGTTTTCTCTGGTTGGCTGTTCTTTTCATAATGGCTCCCATGGTATCCAGGGTTtgcaggtggggagggaggaggagggtgtaGGGTTCAAGGCTAACCAGGGCAGTCTACACTGCAGCCAAACCCACTATGCTAGCAAGTTCATTTTGAGTGATGGGGTGCTACAAAGGTTAGATTAAGGTGAAAGAACACCTTTGCTAATAAAAGGACAATCCAGAAGGGTGCTCAATCCTAAAGTCATGATGATTAAACTGTGAGGGGCATTTAAGTGATGTTCTTTCCTATTATATTCTGAATGAATCTGTATTCCCTGAACATGTAGCAGCTATATGGGGAGAAGAATGAGTCAGGGGTAGGCCTGGTGGGAAGGAAAACACGAGTAGAATTCGGTTATAGGTAACTCACAAAGTAGGATAACCCTAAAAGGCTGGTGGAATTGACTCTCCTCTTCCCAGACAGTTTTCACATTGCTGCCAAAATGACAGCTGCCACAGAACACCTGACATCAGGTGCAGCAGCTCAAATTAGCCTGACTCAGGCAACTCCAAAAAACTTCCACCAAGTCCCATTAGAAGGGCACACCAGGTGACAGATGATGTGGATAAAACTGCTACAATCAGCCTTCAAAGAGCTTATCATTGGTTCACCCAATGacctcaccttggccttccaaatgacccccagccctggcctccatCATAAGATCTCCAAATTTCCTCCCATCTGCAAGCACCACAACTGGCTTTCTCAGTAATGGCTGAAAATGGAAATGCCCTCATTGTACTTCATGAAAAATACAAGCAAGCAAACCACAAATGGGgttgtaaattaaaaattcaagagaAAACGCTTcgattcatttattctttcattcactcaGTGAATCTTCATTGAATGATTACAGTGTACCAGGCACCTTGCTAGTTGCTGGGGACTCCCAGCAAGGAACAAGATGGACATGGTGCCTCTCCCCTGGGCCTTATAGTTTACCCTTAATAGAGGATAGAGTCCCTAAAGGAAAGGCTCTGTGTTGCAATGTAAAACGATTCCGACCCTGTTAGTTCCATgatgcaaaaacagaaaagagcacCTTCAGAGATAGATGTGAGAGGTGAACTTTGCAGTAACTTAGTCATTAAGCAACTGGATTCTAATAAGAACAGTtcaggagggcaggagggaggaaatGTCTTCAGACTTTCCAATGGAATATTCTTGGAATAGAAAGTTACTCtttctgtaataaaaaaaaaaaaaaatcaaacgtgaaaaaaaaaaaaaaggtagcagcAGCACCTCGCTCTGGGCCCATTTCCCAAGCCCAGTAAAAAGTGACACTTCTGGGGTCTTTGCAGCTTCAGATGTCGCCAGGGAAAGGCGGACGTCTTAGTCTGCTTTTCCAGGCAAATCTACAAGTAGCCTTCTcccataaacaaatgaaaaaaatcaaagccagAAATAAAAGCCTGGTGACAGGATGCCAGAAACTTTGAAAAGGGGACCTTCAGAATAAGTTCAGGTTAACTTTCAGCATCTCTGAACATAATAAGCACTATCAAGTCTACATTGACTATTTTATAGCAAGGACAGCATTGATGCCAATTATTTTTTGCCCTAGTCAAGAGAGCTTGTCATCCTTCTCAGAACAATTATCTATAGGTGCATAATAGTGAAAAGCTAAATTCTTTCCCCAATTCAGTACAGGAAAAGTGCTGCTCACAGCAATTTAACATCATTCCATTAGATGAGattcatttttaaacatgttaTTCTAACAATTATGCCAAGTACCATGTAATTAATATTCCAACTGactttacaaaaattacaaaatcccctaaagaaaataatgagtCATTAGGCATGAACGAGACTTTTCTATGGCCAACAGCACATAAAACAGAAAGTTCATCTCATAATATCAAAGCCTTTCTCATATGTCCTTCAATTCTTAGCCAATAGTGCATGGAGCTGACATTGGCAAGTTACCCCAAACTTCACTTAACATATTAACGCACTTACTGGTTTAAACTCTTTGAGGGTAAAATGATGAATGATGAAAGCTTTAGCAATTAAAAAGCTCTTTTCATTCATAGGAAAGGTAAGATAAACACATATAATTAATTGTTTGCGTCTTCCATGTCCCCAGCTAGAAATTAGAGTACTGGCTTATTTCTTgaggctactttttgtgtttattAAAGAAATGTATATAGGCATCCTCATCCTTgttctccttcttctctttcatGGTTTTGTGTATTCTTATAATCTACTTTAAATCCCTTCTAGAAAAAGGTAAGGTATAAATAAGTAATAGTCACATAGGACATTATCTGctataacagaaatgaaaaacatgttTTCCTTGCCACCCTCCTCTGAATAATGGGCAGTGGCTGCCTAGCGTCAGAACAGAGAGTTACAAGGATTCTAAGCCAATATAGACACAGCCTCAGCAGGAAAGAATGCAATggttgattagtgatgtctgccctAGAAAGAGCAATAGGTTAAGAATCCATGTACCATGTATTTGCCATCTCTACCCTTTTATAAATcactaaaaattagaaaaatacatacagtttcatgaataaaatataatgtgaatTGTTTCCAGGATGCAagtaaatggggaaaaaaaatgttttctacagTTGAAAACCTTAAGCAAAACTGGACTAAAACATCAAGTTTTAGAGGAAAGAACATTGAACCAGGTCAGGAAACCCAAATTCTGGTCTAGCTTGGGGAGCTATAAACAGGTCAGTTTACTGGGCCTCAGTTTGCGCACCTCTAAAATAAGGGGCTGAGTCTCTTAACTGTTCTCTTGTGCTGGTGAAACAACATAGTTCTTTTACAGATGCTTAACCTCAGCAGGCCGGGGACATGGCTACAACCTCGACACCTCCTCACATTGCTCATATGAGATTTATAATCTGGGATAAATGCATACAGATATTTTTAACCTGTAGCATTTCCGGCACAAGAAGTTCCACATACATaacatttcttttccttaataCAACCTATTTTCCACTGTGGGGCAAGGGTGGGGGTTGAAGTAGGAACTTCTAATAGTAGAACAATTCAGTGATTAAACTACCTTCATTCAAAAGTTCAGTGTCATCACTTCAATGTAAGACTAGTCATTTCCACGAAGTGTCCCACTCACTCATggttttgagatcagcctgaatCTTCTCACCACTGAATAGCCCTTGTCACTGTAGCCTATTTTGAGAACCTTACCCATGGGATACATCAACATGGCTTCCCTTTCCAAACACCTATCTGTGTAATGCTGGAACAGTCCCACGTCTTGCCTAAAAAACTGCAACAGACATCTGTGATTTCTTCATCTGCCCTGCATCCATCCCTTCTGGGAACTCCTTCTCTCCCAACTCCAAGGAACCCCATTTCTTGTGTTTCAGGTGCTCTGAGCTGAGGATCCCACCCACGGATGCAGTGAATCATCTCAGAGGGCACCTATCAAGTTTGGGCCAGAATCCTTTTTCAGAGCCTGACATGGACACTGGGAGGTCACCAGGTATAAGAACTATGTATATCCACAACTGCCGAGCCATGTTTTTTACCCCttggagagcatcaggacaagaAAGGAAAGCAGTCCTAGAGAGAGCAGGAGAGTGATGTTCCTGCCACACCACCCAAGCACCCTGATCCTCCTGAGTTCAGCCACAGACAAGTAACTCCCTGAACATTTTAGTTCCTTGAACCAATGAAGGTccccatgcattttttttttttttggctaaatcTAGACCCAGCTGGGTTTCTGTCACTGCCAGCCCAGAGTTTTGGGGAAAGGCCTTACAGGCTAAATGTATGCATTCAAGGTTCAAGTTCTTTCTTTAGTAACCCATGATAAATCACCTTCCTGAATCACAAATGCAGCTCCCATGGTTCCACTTCAAACCAAAGAATACTAAAACACCCTCaaagagaaattcaaagaaaaaattctgcaCACCAGAAAAATTCTCAAGGTTTATCTCTTATCCAAGACCTAAGGGGAAAAACAAccacagaaaagaggaaaatgacgATGGACTACTGGAGGGGGCACAACCCTGCATACAGTTAACCAACCAACAATGCTAACAACAATTATTCAAAGAGGCAGCACAGTATGATAAAAAAGCTTCCAAAATCAttcctaaaatatatattctagttCCCTATCAACATAAAAAGcccatacacacatgcacgccACACCACATAGCACCCAAACAAAAGGAACTTGttagtaaacaaacaaaccatttcCAGATTCATGAGCCTAattgtttctgttatttttcaactACAGTTTAGTTTGCCACTTACAGCTGTCCTAGGGTCTCTGCCACAGGCCTGCCTGCCGAAAGAAACCATGAATATCAAACTCTACAGAGCATGTTATGAACAATCTCCCTTAGGTGGCATCTAAGTAATTAGAGAGTCATCTAACAAACAGTATTCTAGTGATGCTCATCCATCTGTGACAGAGGAAAAGACAATACAAGAACATAATGTGCACAGCTAAACATTTAGACACCTCCTGGGGGCCACAGATTCCTCTGCGAACCTGATGAAAGCTAGGAAGCCTTCCTTAGATATACATGCACATACCACAACATACTGCATATAATTTTAAGGGGTTCATAATAGTTGCTCCCTATACCCAGTCTCCAGGTTAAATACACCTGAGTTAGAATTTTTAATATGTAATCACCTGAGCATCATGAATCCCCAAAGACTTCAAAGGACTACAAAATAGGTTACAGAAAAATTCTACAACTTCCAACTCTATAACCCCATGCTGAATCAAGaacataaaaagcaataaaaacttaCTCTTGCTTTCTGCATGTATGGAGTATAAGAAAACTTGGCTTTCCATATATTAGCTCCGTTTATTACATCTCCCTTACCTTGTTTGACCACTTATATGCTTGAAGGAGTTGACTATAGAGAGGAGTTTTGTCCTGCACAGGATCCAGGCTTAACAGCCCACTGTTATGAAGAGGATGGTTTTCAGATGGCTTGCCTACCAGATTGCTCAGACGTTCCAGCtcactgaaaagcaaagagacaaGGCAAATAAACCTAAGCCCACTTACACTCCAGGGTAAAGCCAGTCCCCAGGATCAAAGACTGCTCTTCAAACCATCCATCAGAAGTCCCTTAAGCAGAAATACTTTTTGAAAGGTTAAAAAATATTTgggacacttaaaaaaaaaaaacaaaccctaaaTGAGAGTTTATCTGACTTTAAAACAGAGCTTCTGGTGCCAttccaaagaaggaaaaaaagggtaAGGGCACTAGAATCAATAAGACTCCCATAATCAGAAATTAACAACTCAAATTCATCTCTGCAGCGGGGAGGAGACTTTCTGGAATTTTGAAATGTGGTATAACACTGCCTCTCACTAAGAGTTTTCAGACCCATGTGCAGATCATTACACTTGGCAGAACAGCAAGTACCTGAATAAATGATGATTATTTATCATTCACATAGGGATAGATTTGTACATGATGCTTCACAGATGGTAAAACTtaacaaaacaaagaagagataaaataaacaaatggaatgggaagacaCCACCGAGGGGGCTGTGTCAAACAAACACACTTCAGTGTAGCAGGAAAACCCTCGAGAAGCTTGGGAAAGCGAGCCAACAAGAGCACATTCCAGGAGTACGTTCTGAGGGGCCAGTCCCAAACTGCCAACAAAAGACTCTCTAGGAACAGCTTCTTATGCCACATTCATTTTGGAATCATCAGCCACCTTCTTCTTGGCACTACTGTACAAAGATTTAAGAAGGCAAAAGGATAATGTCAGCACTCTTAAAGTTTCTATTTAAAATGGTGAAGGGTTATAATATCCTGAACATTACAAAGGGAAGTAACTcggagagaaaatggaaagaaaacagaagatagGGAAGAATAGCCAGTGCATCCCCTGAAGCAGGGAAAGTATTAACTGGTGCTCGGCGCTGTGCCAGAGAACAGCAAGCGGATGTGGGCGTTGAGGAGGGGTGTGTGATTTATGGCAACTACTTAGGGGGAAAACAAAAAGGCACCCATCATttggccacctcctcctcctcctcctccatcctaCCTCCTCTTTCCATCTGGTTACTAAGGAGACcaagttgaaaaaacaaaaatccaaccaGTCCAGAAATCAAAGGATGACTAGCTCACCAAATGCTTTCCCCTACTCAGGTCAGTTCTGAGAAGTAAAAGGCAAAAATCCTGAAATTCTAACCTTCCTGGGAAGGACTGACTCTCTTATAAAAGAGAAGGCAAGTTCAGGACCTAAGCAATCAagaagtgcctactatgtgccaggccctttaCAAACATCCTCTCAATTAATTCTTACAACACTTACAAAGTATAAGTGAAGAAGGTGCTTtgtaaggaagaggaggaaaagtggAATCCTTAACCctaaaagactacaaattaagAAGCAGGGGCGTTAAGCATAAGTAATTAAACTGGTTAAGAGATTAGAGAGTAGGTCTCTACTGCGGAAGGAACTCCCACAGGAGTGGGAGTGAGGGCTGATCAGGTGGTTTGGGAGAGGGTAGGGGAAAAGGTGAAGATAGCTCAAGGCCTGGCCTGTTCCGTCGTGGTTGCGGGTGGGCGGTGGTGGAACTGATGAAGTCCAAGTTCAGGGCCGGGGAATTGGGGCTAATCAGATCGGGTGCACTTGGGTTTGGAGCCGACTGACCAGGTCCTGTCTGTACTATCACTACATTCGGATCAGACGTGATGGGGCACAGAGGGCCTACAGGTGAGAAACCTGCCAAGCTCAGAGAAGTGGAAGTTCATGGGAAAAGCATGCCTCCTTGTCAGGAATGGAACCGCCACAGAAGAGGTCGAGGATGGCGGGAGACAAACAGGACCAGGAGGCCAGGAGAAGCGAGACGAGAAAGCGGGGATGGTGTTAAGGTGTCCCTGAGGGGCAGGCAGAGGCTTGGAGAACACGAAGAGAAAGAACAGGGACCAAGGGAAATGGAGAACAGCCCCTGCCTGGGAAGACTCGAGCGACGTAGGGGCAGGGTCGGAGCGGGGCCGGTCCCCGACCCCGGCCCCTTCAGCCGGTACCTACTTGAGGTCCCGGTTGACCGAATGTAAGTTGTCCTGGAAGTGCGCAATAAAGGCCTTCTCCCGGCCCTCCAGCGTCTCCTTGTTCCGCATCCCATCCTTCAGGCAGTCGAACACCCTGCTCACGCTGGAGCGCAGCGCCTGGATGGCACTAATGGCCTGAGAAAAGGCCTCCAGGTTCACACTGACATTTATCACGTCCGCCATGTTGCCGCCGCCACAGCAGCTCTCCAAAGCCGGCTTCGCCAGCAAAAAGCCGCGCTCGCTGATGACGTATCTCCGAAGACCTCTGGGAAATGCAGTTCGCGCGGGGCTACCCAGAAAGCACTTTCGAAAAAGGGTTTCCCCTTGAGCTAAACTAATGCGTGGGCAGGAAAGTGATTTTTCTCAACTTGGGGAAGTCAGGTTGCACTCTCGGTTTGCTTAATGGTgacaaaga
The nucleotide sequence above comes from Pongo pygmaeus isolate AG05252 chromosome 13, NHGRI_mPonPyg2-v2.0_pri, whole genome shotgun sequence. Encoded proteins:
- the MED27 gene encoding mediator of RNA polymerase II transcription subunit 27 isoform X2 is translated as MADVINVSVNLEAFSQAISAIQALRSSVSRVFDCLKDGMRNKETLEGREKAFIAHFQDNLHSVNRDLNELERLSNLVGKPSENHPLHNSGLLSLDPVQDKTPLYSQLLQAYKWSNKLQYHAGLASGLLNQQSLKRSANQMGVSAKRRPKAQPTTLVLPPQDRVVLNSWAQAVFPP